The Insulibacter thermoxylanivorax genomic sequence CAGCGCATTGATCGGTTCGATGCGCTTCCACAAGCGCTTCACTTGGCGCTCGTTGGCATCGCCGAAAATCTTGGTCAACAGTCCCATGGTCTTCTAGACCCCTTTCCCATAACAGTTCCGCATTTTTAAATTGTAACAATAGTAAGAAACTAGAGCAAGCATATTACAAAATGCGTCAATACCTCCATGCTTCTGCCATATATAAAAGGAGCCACATGACGTGACTCCTGATAGGTTTCGTATGGTCATTCACTAAATTCCGTCTTCCCTAAGCTGTCTTATCTGGCCGGTACGATCAGGCCGTACTTACCATCATCACGTACATAGACAACGTTCACATCGTCGGTCTCAGCATTGGCGAAGACGAAGAAATTGTGGCCAAGGAGGTTCATCTGCAAGATCGCTTCTTCCACGTCCATCGGCTTCAATGTGAATGTCTTCGTCTTCACAAGCTCGAGTTCTTCTTCCGCCTCTTCCGTCGCCACCGCGCCGTTAAGGTCAACGTTCTCCTTAAATAAGGTACGAACGCCGGCTTTCCTCATGCGACGGTTGATCTTCGTCTTATGCTTGCGGATCTGCCTCTCAAGCTTGTCGATCACCATATCGATCGAGGCGTACATATCTTCGCTCTTCTCCTCTGCCCGAAGCATCACGCCCGGCAGCGGGATCGTCACTTCCACGGTATGTAACCCGCGATTCACGCTCATGG encodes the following:
- the hpf gene encoding ribosome hibernation-promoting factor, HPF/YfiA family; translated protein: MNIQVRGDQLTVTDALREYAEKKISKLQRYFETPLDNHVNVTMSVNRGLHTVEVTIPLPGVMLRAEEKSEDMYASIDMVIDKLERQIRKHKTKINRRMRKAGVRTLFKENVDLNGAVATEEAEEELELVKTKTFTLKPMDVEEAILQMNLLGHNFFVFANAETDDVNVVYVRDDGKYGLIVPAR